gcttaactcctttactgcccctcacacagcttgatccacgctggcatttctcctcttgggttttggttttgaaaagggaaaaaatcccaccacccagtccaaacttttaggatagtgggtgtcagatttgcacaatccaatagcgcaacgatttggcttgttttcctcgctcgaaagcttgacagagcccctgcccGTAGCAACaattggtaagccgcgattggtgggtggcgttttttgggcgtggcttagcgaagggtcagtttaacaggaggatcccgtgagagcaaaagcactaaaggtatgagacgccatcgtaaacaaaagtcaagcgaacgcaaagagactgaatgcacgagcgagagagagagagagagaggtgtatgttgtgtgtgtgtgagagagaaagagagagagagagaccgagtattggcacgcgagtattggctcgatctcaagttcaaattcaaattctctctgcgttcgcttgacttttgtccactccggcgcctcatagtagtcacgttggatactgtcgaatcaaaacaatctaccgtgctttgattggatgtcatgccgaaagcgcgcatgctcacacacacacgcgcgcgcgcatgctgccacacacacacgcgcgcgcgcgcatgctgtcatacacacacgcacacataaacggggagagagagagagcggtccatgtcaacatacttttttatcgttgggcttttcatgggaagcagcaagtctttacaagtcaataggggcaagtcctagtcaaagtccgagtcatttatgttcaagtccaagtcgagttgcaagtctttttatattttgtcaagtcgagtctaaagtcatcaaattcatgactcgagtccacacctctggtatggggctaatttggtttttaaacttttaacttatgttgttgtgttGATAAGTGTTATTGTGTTGTTTGTAATTGTTATCCTAAATCCAGTGTTGAAgaaaaatttcctttctgtgtcaagcagaatggacaataaagtttaaactaaactaaactaaaaaaagtatcatagccattgtaaaaatactgtaaacCCGTAAAAAGTGGAAACAAAAGAAATCGATTTACAATCCCCCTTCTTGCATTATAATGAATTGGATTAAtagtttgtaaaaactattacatCTTTCTTGGTCTCTAGGTAACAGGTTATATCTATATCTAGTCTCTTTAAAGTGACTGAGGGTCTGGCTCAATGTCAGGAGTGCAATAGTAGTGTTTATTCATTTAGCCCAGCTTCCAGaaagtggatttgattttagTTTGTTAACTGTGAAGATGAATTTGGCTAATTATAGCCCAGACAAGGGTGCTTGCACACTTCCTATTGATAATACACAGAAATGTGTtgcatcactacaatcacatcattatttgaaTGAAGATATTTTATTAAGTGGACTTGACTGACATGGAGTTCAGCAAGGTGATGATTAAACATGGTAATGATGCTGAATTGGACTATTGTGCCGATGTCATGTTTAATGcgtgttatgtaaaaaaaaaaattcattattcTAAGTTGAAGTCACAGAACACGCGGATGAATGTTTTAAAACTGGTGAAGATAAAGATGTTTTGGAGGTCATGAATTTGAATCCAGTGTGGCTTAGGTTAAATGGATGACCTTTTGTGTCTGATCAGAGGAACTCTGAGTCTTAGAATTACCCTGGATGTTTTATTTAGAGTTGGAGCATGTTGTAAATGCATCAGAGGATGTATCGCTGAAAGTATGTGTTGTTTAATTCTGGATGACTATTAGGGCTTGCGCATTTGTGTTCATATTCTGGACTTTGGTCCGCTGTTTAGTTTTTCGTATATATCCACTTCTCCTTGCAGGACCGTCAATACTACTGATGATGAGAAACGTCTACTGATACTGACGAACCGTCTTCAAAACCGAATAGCTTGATGAATACAAGGATGAAGCCCATTGTGAGTAGAAGGTGGAAGAGCCCTTACCCTGGGGACTGGAATTTTTAGGTTCCAGCATGTCCAAGAAAGGTCAAAGAAACTCTGTAACCTAAGTAGGGAGCACGAGTCATTACTTCCACTTTCTTTAGTGACCTCACTGGTTGACCTGGAGCGGATTAATTCGCTTCGGTCAAAAACAGGGGACTGAAGGAGTTAGAGTTCTACCTTCAAATTCATCTCAACAAATCAATGTTAATCCTTTTTCTCAACATCCTGTTTCTCatcactttttattaaatataattatttaattaatttttattaaatttaattattaattatagaaCTTTGACTTGATTTATCTAATGTATACGTTCACACTGCTTAATGTAAGAATGTTCAGGGTCCTTGTTTCTCtgtttgcttatttttaattttgttttcaggAGACTCACAAAAACCAGGTCATAGGCCATggaattttctctctctctctctctctctgtccttcTGAACAAAGTATCGATGCAGAGGAGAAGAAAAACACCTGTTCTAGTTGTCCTGATATTGTCTACAGTAATTTACCTGTTTGATTCATCTGTTTTGATTGTAATTCTTTTTAAAGTAATTCCTTTTGTATGGAAATAGACACTGTGTGTAGTACGGATATTGtagcagactgttgatggaacCAGTTTcataacacagctgaacgtacaagaaacattaattcattttcttgtcggcttggtcccttgcctcagcggaattaaccgccaacttatccagcaagtttttacgcagcggatgcccttccagctgcaacccatctgtgagaaacatccacactcacattcaaacccacacttatacactacagtcTATTTAAcctacctgtaccacatgtctttggactgtgggggaaaccagaacacccggaggaaacccacgcaaaggcagggagaacatgcaaactccacacagaaacaccaactgagccgaggttctaaccagcgaccttcttgctgtgagacgacagcactacctgctgcccCACTGCCTCAccgtacaagaaacatccttgagaTTTTAACACAGATGGTCTCTTGTGTCTTTTGTGACCCTGATTTAGCTTTTCacaggtcggagatcagctcTTAATAACTTAGGGTCGACCTAACCCCCAGGAACCATGTCGCTATCCATATCTGGAGTTAGATACAATTCTTTCTTAATGCACGCATTgaggccatccatatctggagctAGATACAATACTTCATTGACACGAgcatttagaattgtctatttttgctgtaaccaatgagaactgtttacctggatcccaccctttctggacttgtgtagAGTATAATTATTGCATTGTTGTACTGTAagtcagagcggcctaggaactcattgcaaaTGTtgagctggcttctgctgatgaaactgcaaactatcttcagtaaacttcatttatttatttgaatctttgactccggctcttcttcatctgacagactggtcattctttgggttaaactgtataccaTCCCTACCGTAGTAAACTAGAACTTAAAAATAAAGATCCTTTACTAATAAAAGCAACACAGGACAATTGAATGAGCTTTCTAAAATTGATGCCCTGCTATACTGCAAACTAACCGTCCTGGAGCTCCACCTTATTTGATGTGCGGTGTCTTCCCagtgatttgtttctcattcagggagtcagacagagaacatcatccaaaacaacactagctacatgaatacactggagagtgtGGAGAGTGGAAGAAACgcgacacatttacaaccccaccaaCAACCccagtgtaggagtgttggaaaaGAGTATACCGTCCCTCAGCctttttaaacattattcagacatgaaaaaTCCTGTGCATATGAAAAATGTTGTGCTGCATTCATATCATGTGTGCAACTTCTTGTCCATGTGTTTCTCAAGCTGCGGCGATTGAGCGAAACTCTGTGgacactgatcagatctgtacggtttctctccagtgtgaatcctcttctgttttcagatgtgttaactgattaaacctcttgtaaCAGTGTGAATCATCTGGTGCAGTTTCAAATTTGGAGCTGTaagaaaagtcttctcacactcaaacacatatactctttcacaccagtgtggatcttcatctgtttattaaggtttgctgatcggttgaaactcttttcacactgagtgcatgtgaatggtttctgtcCAGTGTGAGTCTTCATATGTTTATTTAGGTCTGAGgagttgctgaaactcatcccacaccgaagctgcggtcatactagagtttaagcatgcgaaattctattttttgatttctctccagtgtggatcttcatgtgtttattaagggatgatgattggctgaaactcttcccacactgagtgcatgtgaatggtttctctccagtgtggatcctcatgtgtttattaaggtttgataatatgctgaaactcttcccacactgagtgcatgtgaatggtttctctccagtgtggatcctcatgtgtagattaaggtttgatgagcggctgaaactcttcccacactgagtgcacgtgaatggactctctccagtgtggatcctcatgtgttgattaagggatgttgattggctgaaactcttcccacaccgagtgcatgtgaatggtttctctccagtgtggatcctcatgtgtttattaaggtttgatgatttgctgaaactcttcccacactgagggcatttgaatggtttctctccagtgtggatcatcatgtgtttattaaggtttgatgataggctgaaactcttaccacactgagtgcatgtgaatggtttctctccagtgtggatcctcatgtgtagattaagggatgataataggctgaaacttttcccacactgagagcatgtgaatggtttctctccagagtggatcctcatgtgtagattaaggtttgatgattgactgaaactcttcccacactgagggcatgtgaatggtttctctccagtgtggatcctcatgtgtttattaaggtttgatgataggctgaaactcttaccacactgagtgcatgtgaatggtttctctccagtgtggatcctcatgtgtagattaagggatgataataggctgaaactcttaccacactgagtgcatgtgaatggtttctctccagtgtggatcatcatatgttgattaagggatgataataggctgaaactcttcccacactgagtgcatgtgaatggtttctctccagtgtggatcctcatgtgaatcttaagtttgcttttgtttgccaaactcttcccacactgagtgcaggtgaaacgattcttgtctctccttttcaaaataccatcagtctgtaaattagttttttcctcaattttgacatgatgttcctcctctttactcccctcattctgttcaattaggtctgaaaaatataaaaaaaaaacattcgttttcattaagtctataaaacTCTGCATGAAAAtcttcatcaaaagctgaaaagtgaaaagacactggaaacattggctacacacacagtaattttgatgcacattaaatgtaaaattaatcagGTCATATTTTGTTCTGTCCATTAATGTGTACacatttaaacagatttaattctattaatgtttatttagtgcttttacaatgtaaaatgtgtcaaagccgcttaacatagaagttatagtaaattgaatctgtcagtccagttttcagagtttcttacataactgatcataaaagtaattttgttcATATTGATAAGACATATTTGGAAGCTGTAAATGACATGTTTTTATTCGTATTCtttcataattacaacaaaatgtttttctaaaatgtgtaaagcagacCAGGGCTTAAAATGAAccttttgcttggtagcaccagtgctcctaatttaaaaaatgtaggcgcatcaaccaaaattttgtcgcacccaccaattataagcaccgttaccacaagttttatacaaacagatttattgcatttgaaatcaacacgaatcaaactaacaagcaaaaaaaatatatgcatgcatgagaAAAATTTGTCTCAACGAAATTCCATtatcacaaaaaaatacatttttaaaccataAATGAGGGACCAAAAGATACACAGACCACTCACCAGCCCTTCACGCACTGCTTGACACAACTGAATCTGTTAACGCTtgctgtgctgttctcacgggtgctgtctgatactgCACTgattttgacatatactgtaccttattatatgcatacgtcatgttaatagcaataccggtcttttcatgagcagcGATATTAGTTTAATCAGTGCAAGGGTTTAGCTTCCTGACAGCCTGATGGATGAAGCTGTCTTTCAGTCTGTTGGTCCTGGCCTGGAGACTTCGCAGTCTCCACCCTGATGGAGCAGACTGAAGAAGCTATGCATTGGGTAAGTGAGCTCTGCTGTTATGCAGAGGGGTTTTCGGGTGAGACGGTTGCTGtaaatgtcctggagggagggtaGAGGGACACCAATGATCTTCTCAGCTGTTCTGACTATGCGCTGAAGAGTTTTCCTGCAGGATGCATTGCAGGCTCCAAGCCACGCAGTGATTCAGCTGGTCAGGAGGCTCTCAATTGTGCCTCTGTAGAAGGTGTGCATGATTGGGGCTGGTGCTCTTGCTCTTAAGTTTGCGGAGGAAGTAGAGACACTGCTGTGATTTTTTTGGCCAGTGTAGTGGTGTTTTTTGTCCAGGAGAGATCCTCAGTGATGTGTACACCCAGGAACTTGTTGCTGCTCACATGCTCCACAGACGCACTGTTAATGGTCATTGGAGCATGCAGAGTGTGCACTTTCTTGCTTTCTCCTTTGTCTTTTCCACATTCAAGAAGAGATTGTTGTCTCTGCACCACTTGGCCAGACGACTCACCTTGCTTCTGTAGTTTTTCTAATCATTTTTGTTGATAAGACCCACCACAGTTGTGTCATCCGCAAATTTCATAAAAAGATTGGAGTTGTAAGATGGTGCACAATCATGAATCAGAAAAGTGAAGAGGATAGGGCTCAGGATCCCTGACGGGCCCCAGTGTTTAGAGTGATGGTGCTGGATGTGTTACTGCCGACCCATACTGCTTGTGGTCTTCTGGTGAGAAAATCCAGCAGCTAGTTACACAGAGAGGTGTAACTCTGACAGCTGGACCAGTTTTTGAGTGAGCTGTAGGGGGATGGTAGTGTTGAATGCTGAACTAAAGTCTATGAACAGCATTCGGATGTAGGAGTCTGTTTTGTCCAGATGTGTAAGCCCTGAGTGAAGTGCAGTGGAGATGGCGTCATCAGTCAAGTGGTAGGACCGATATGAAAAGTGAAAGGGGTCCAAGGAGAGGGGCAGGACAGACTTAATGTGCTGCATCAAAAGCTGTAAGCTCCTCTCTGTGTGGTGTAAACAAAGCCCAGTGTGTTATTGCCCCGTGTTGGAAAGTCTATGTGTTGGTGTATTTTTGGAAACACTTTTTAGGTCTACATGGTTAAAGTCCCCAGTCAGGATGAGAAAAGCATCTGGGTGGGCTGTAGGCTGCTCACTTGACGTGCAGGTACAGGTCTTTCAGTGCCTCACTCATGTTGTTAGCATTGGAACTGGGAGGGATGTAAACAGAGAAAAGCAGTATGGCTGTTTATTCCCTGTGTAGATAAAACGGCCGGTACTTTAAAACTATAAACTCCACCAGTATCAAGCAGTATTTGCAGAATACAATGGTATCATGGCCAGAACCGAAATGTCCAGAACGTTGTCACTGAGCCAAGTTTCCATAAACACAAAAGCACAACAGTTCTTTACAGTCTTTTAAGATGAACGAAGTAGACGGCTATAGTCCAGTTTGTTGTCTAGCGAGCGTACGTTCGCTTGAAAGATGGAGGGGATAGCAGGTTTGTGTGGGTAAGCCCCTAGCCTAGTTCAGATCCCCCCACGCTTGCCCCTCTTCTGCTTTCTCTTGCCTCCATTGTGGCTGAGGTGTTGAGGTGGGGGTTGGAGGATGAGTAGGCCTCCAGAGCAAACAGAGATCTTGCAGCTCCTCAGTGTCCGCGGAGTTTAACTTGAAAAGTTTGGTTCTGCCGATGTCGAGCAAAAATTTAAGACTACATGTAAACTTAAGCACAGATAAACGTGACGAGGACGTACAATAACACTGCGATGTACATGACAAAGAACACAAAAACACTGTCTTGTCGGGAAATGGAGAAGGCGCAGCATTTGCACGCGCCTCCATCTTGGAAAAAGCAAGAGTGGAATTGAAAGAGTGGTTAACGGCAGAGTGGAAGCAGCGAAAGAGCGAGTGACTGGTTTGGAGTCTGTGTTGGGTGGATACTCCGACTCTCTTACTACCCTGGAAAAAGAGTTTAGTATCGTGAAAAAAGAAGCTGGCTCTGCTGAGACCAAAGCAAAGATCTTGAGGAGAGGTCTCCCCGCTCAAATCACTATACGCAGCAAACCAGTGGACGACAAGGAACTGCCACGCGCCTTCGTGATTAAATGCCATAACTTTTCcgaaaaagaggatattttgaagaaagccattgaaatgaaggCAATCACCACAGTACACTGGGCTGTCAAAGACAATATAAATGTTAATGTCACTCTCCGGCTAACTCTTAAATTACCACTATAGCAcatgtttattgttatttctagttcccctttggttggggaacttcagtgctattaagtggatttgatctttgtgaaaattcACGAAAtaggaggattcggttcagaagccgcttgtctgaaagagtattgaacgggctaatgaaagcaatgaattggcagcgtaagcttgcacaggtgtgcttcattgccaattattccagcatataagcacacctggagtgagcaaacgccatccttttcgcttcagagactttctgatcgagtcgatgagggttcctcctgctgtgaacagcgattctgagcgaacgagagcattctcccggtccagagtgtgtacacgcagcagcagacggtcgagctgggtttctcccttgcctggcgttctttgggtccggtcctccagagtggtgcgtataaagttgcaaacttcacagaaagagcaacacagtcgtgcagcacgtccttttagGACGGCACTCCGACTGTGcttttctggatgcggtggtttactgtcctcggatgatgggcacgggcactgcgttacatgcctggggggtccagcatgttaatgcgctgctcgcaggcagttcatgtcgtcattgcgatgccatgactgttgcgcagtaaagatcgcggctagcctttgcaaaagggtgaaccaccccagttgttccctgctctgcagcgggcactcgggcagatctgagggtttcagcgagagataatctgtcgcccacgggcccgcggacctcccgctcctctaaacGCTcaatccaagcttcgggcgggggaagcgatccgtctaacagatggtagcccttacgcccgatgacaccggagaccagatgtccactgcggcatcggagggtgggctttcattgtccaatgatgatccagacccgctcgccccctccgggcaggtgagcgctgtcactacggatcctgaaacggacatgttagccgttaTTTATCCGGGCTGCTTCAGCCATGGGTTGGaaatggtttatcccccagctggCGGCCCAACCGACTAGAGTTGGaagttcccttcttcccggaggtgcacagtaggctcacgcagtcttgaaaagcacttttttctgcttgtgctgtgtgtccctccaccctcaccactcttgacggtggaacagccagagggtatgtggcgattcctcaagttgagtgcgcgatggcggtcaatccgcgcggTGCCTtctcttggcggggtccgcctcgtctcccatccaaagcctgttagttatctgcctccctcggagctagagcttacatagctgccggccaggctgcttccaccttgcatgcgatagccacctaccagcgctaccaagcgcaggcgctggccgagctgcacgagggtgggtccaacccaggcttacgagcttcgcaccgccgccgacttagctcttcgaaCTACTGAGTCTGCTACGTGCGTTGGGggggacgatgtccacattagtgatcccgGAG
The Danio rerio strain Tuebingen ecotype United States chromosome 4, GRCz12tu, whole genome shotgun sequence genome window above contains:
- the LOC137491094 gene encoding uncharacterized protein, coding for MAFIKEESEDVKIEETFTVKQEALQEQTDLIEQNEGSKEEEHHVKIEEKTNLQTDGILKRRDKNRFTCTQCGKSLANKSKLKIHMRIHTGEKPFTCTQCGKSFSLLSSLNQHMMIHTGEKPFTCTQCGKSFSLLSSLNLHMRIHTGEKPFTCTQCGKSFSLSSNLNKHMRIHTGEKPFTCPQCGKSFSQSSNLNLHMRIHSGEKPFTCSQCGKSFSLLSSLNLHMRIHTGEKPFTCTQCGKSFSLSSNLNKHMMIHTGEKPFKCPQCGKSFSKSSNLNKHMRIHTGEKPFTCTRCGKSFSQSTSLNQHMRIHTGESPFTCTQCGKSFSRSSNLNLHMRIHTGEKPFTCTQCGKSFSILSNLNKHMRIHTGEKPFTCTQCGKSFSQSSSLNKHMKIHTGEKSKNRISHA